A genome region from Planctomycetota bacterium includes the following:
- a CDS encoding UDP-glucose/GDP-mannose dehydrogenase family protein, translated as MNVSVIGTGHVGLPTGACLAERGHHVLCVDSDGAKIRALRAGRIPFYEPGLEEVVRRNVKAGRLRFGGSNADATAFGKVIFICVPTPPRGDGGADLTYIESVSRDIAAALSDYRLIVERSTVPVRTGEHVKAVITKYARGGKDFDVASNPEFLREGSAVEDTLHPDRVVLGVETRRAEMILRELYAPFKAPILVTDIKSAELIKHASNSFLALKISYINAIAALCEKAGANVIEVARGMGMDRRIGPHFLRAGIGYGGSCFPKDVAAFEAIARDLGYDFGLLREVQRINQEACDRFVKKVEQELWIVKGKTIAAWGLSFKPDTDDVRESVALKVVSRLVGLGARVRAYDPRANGEARGVLGRSVAFCRSALEAARGADCALLLTEWEEFGRLDLRKVRRVMAHPTILDGRNFFDPEKVRELGFTYRSVGRP; from the coding sequence ATGAACGTTTCGGTCATCGGAACGGGGCATGTCGGCCTGCCGACGGGCGCCTGCCTGGCGGAGCGGGGCCATCACGTTCTTTGCGTGGACAGCGACGGCGCGAAGATCCGGGCGCTGCGCGCCGGGCGGATCCCGTTCTACGAGCCGGGCCTGGAGGAGGTCGTCCGCCGGAACGTGAAGGCGGGCCGCCTTCGCTTCGGCGGCTCCAACGCCGACGCGACGGCCTTCGGGAAGGTGATCTTCATCTGCGTCCCGACGCCTCCCCGCGGAGACGGCGGAGCGGACCTGACGTACATCGAATCCGTCTCGCGGGACATCGCCGCGGCGCTTTCCGACTATCGACTGATCGTCGAGCGCAGCACGGTGCCGGTCCGGACCGGCGAGCACGTCAAGGCGGTGATCACGAAGTACGCCCGCGGGGGCAAGGATTTCGACGTGGCTTCGAACCCCGAGTTCCTACGGGAAGGCTCGGCCGTGGAAGATACGCTTCATCCCGACCGCGTCGTGCTCGGGGTCGAGACGCGCCGCGCCGAGATGATCCTCCGGGAACTGTACGCCCCGTTCAAGGCGCCGATCCTGGTGACGGACATCAAGAGCGCGGAGCTCATCAAGCACGCCTCGAACTCGTTTCTGGCGCTGAAGATCTCGTACATCAACGCGATCGCGGCTCTGTGCGAGAAGGCGGGCGCCAACGTGATCGAGGTGGCCCGCGGGATGGGGATGGACCGCCGCATCGGGCCGCACTTCCTGCGGGCCGGCATCGGATACGGAGGGTCCTGCTTTCCCAAGGATGTCGCCGCCTTCGAGGCCATCGCGCGGGATCTCGGGTACGATTTCGGTCTGTTGCGGGAGGTGCAGCGGATCAATCAGGAGGCCTGCGACCGCTTCGTCAAGAAGGTGGAACAGGAGCTGTGGATCGTGAAGGGAAAGACCATTGCGGCCTGGGGGCTTTCGTTCAAGCCGGACACGGACGACGTGCGCGAGTCGGTCGCCCTCAAGGTCGTCTCCCGCCTGGTCGGGCTCGGCGCCCGCGTGCGGGCCTACGATCCGCGGGCCAACGGGGAAGCCCGCGGGGTCCTGGGGCGCTCGGTCGCCTTCTGCCGGAGCGCGCTCGAGGCCGCCCGCGGCGCCGACTGCGCGCTTCTTCTGACCGAATGGGAAGAATTCGGACGGCTGGACCTGCGCAAAGTCCGGCGCGTCATGGCCCATCCCACGATCCTCGACGGGCGCAATTTCTTCGATCCGGAGAAGGTCCGGGAACTCGGCTTCACCTATCGGAGCGTCGGACGGCCATGA
- the coaD gene encoding pantetheine-phosphate adenylyltransferase, translated as MSVAVYPGSFDPITNGHLDVIRRGAKIFDRLIVAVADNPAKQALFTKDERVEMIREVTRGFRNVEVDSFDGLVVDYVRRRKAHVILRGIRTISDFEYEYQMALTNRTFAPDIETTFLLTHEEYSFMSSRLIKEAASLGGDVSAFLPKEVEKRLRAKLRKP; from the coding sequence ATGAGCGTCGCGGTTTATCCCGGCAGCTTCGACCCGATCACGAACGGGCACCTGGACGTCATCCGCCGCGGCGCCAAGATCTTCGACCGGCTGATCGTGGCCGTGGCCGACAACCCCGCCAAGCAGGCCCTCTTCACCAAGGACGAGCGGGTCGAGATGATCCGGGAAGTCACCCGAGGCTTCCGGAACGTGGAGGTGGATTCGTTCGACGGACTCGTGGTCGATTACGTCCGCCGCCGCAAGGCGCACGTCATCCTGCGCGGGATCCGGACGATCTCGGATTTCGAATACGAATACCAAATGGCGCTGACGAACCGGACGTTCGCGCCGGACATCGAGACGACGTTTCTCCTCACCCACGAGGAGTACTCGTTCATGAGCTCGCGGCTGATCAAGGAAGCGGCCTCTCTGGGAGGGGACGTGAGCGCGTTCCTGCCCAAGGAGGTCGAAAAACGCCTTCGGGCCAAACTGCGCAAGCCGTAG